From Peptoanaerobacter stomatis, one genomic window encodes:
- a CDS encoding NAD-dependent 4,6-dehydratase LegB, whose product MKNVLVTGADGFIGSHLTEELVKQGYKVRAFAYYNSFNSWGWLDSLPKDILNEIDVFTGDIRDPNGVRESMKGIDEVFHLAALIAIPFSYHSPDAYVDTNIKGTLNVLQAGRALDTSRILVTSTSEVYGTAMYVPIDEKHPYQGQSPYSATKIGADRLAESFYRSFDMPITIVRPFNTYGPRQSARAIIPTIITQLLSGKEQLEIGSLTPTRDFNYIKDTVNGFISISKAKNTIGEEINIATQNEISIGDLANELIRQINPNVKIVCDEQRLRPQKSEVNRLLGSNEKIKNLTDWTPKYTFEQGLSETIEFFKNNLDKYKTDIYNI is encoded by the coding sequence ATGAAAAATGTGTTAGTTACAGGAGCTGACGGTTTTATAGGAAGTCATTTGACAGAAGAATTGGTAAAGCAAGGATATAAAGTTAGAGCTTTCGCATATTACAATTCGTTCAATTCATGGGGGTGGCTTGATAGCCTTCCCAAAGATATATTAAATGAAATAGATGTTTTTACTGGAGACATACGAGATCCTAACGGTGTAAGAGAATCTATGAAAGGAATTGACGAAGTATTTCATCTTGCCGCACTGATAGCTATACCTTTCAGCTATCACTCTCCGGACGCATATGTTGATACAAATATAAAAGGTACACTTAATGTTTTACAAGCCGGCAGGGCATTAGACACATCAAGAATACTTGTAACTTCCACATCTGAAGTATACGGTACGGCTATGTATGTACCTATTGATGAAAAACATCCTTATCAAGGTCAATCTCCATATTCAGCTACAAAAATAGGTGCTGACAGATTGGCAGAATCTTTTTACAGAAGTTTTGATATGCCCATAACAATAGTTCGTCCATTCAACACATATGGTCCGCGACAATCAGCAAGAGCGATAATACCTACTATAATAACACAATTATTATCAGGAAAAGAACAGCTTGAAATAGGCTCTTTGACACCTACAAGAGATTTTAATTATATAAAAGATACTGTTAACGGTTTTATTTCCATTTCAAAAGCTAAAAATACAATCGGCGAAGAAATAAATATTGCAACACAAAACGAAATATCAATAGGCGACTTGGCAAATGAATTAATAAGACAGATTAATCCAAATGTGAAAATAGTTTGTGATGAACAAAGATTAAGACCTCAAAAAAGCGAAGTAAACAGATTGCTCGGTTCAAATGAAAAAATTAAAAATCTCACTGATTGGACTCCTAAATATACATTTGAACAAGGACTGTCAGAAACGATAGAGTTTTTCAAAAATAACTTGGATAAATATAAAACAGATATTTATAATATTTAG
- a CDS encoding LegC family aminotransferase — protein MSNKFIPLSVPNLKGNELDYVTKAVKEEWVSTGGPFVNDFEEKIAQYSKCKGAVSCQNGTSGIHIALKLCDVKNDDEVIVPTLTFIAAVNPVKYLGAEPIFMDCDDSLTLDPDKLEDFCKNECVFENGKLINKNTKKIIKALIVVHVFGNMADMEKIMDIANKYNLKVVEDATEAIGTYYTSGRYARKYAGTIGNIGIYSFNGNKIITTGGGGMIISDDEDLLKRAKHLTTQAKSDELYYTHDEIGYNYRMTNLQAALGLAQLEQLEKFIQTKKDNYEFYKNSIKNIKGLKILDFKENIRPNYWFYSLYVDENYSLDKDGVIKYLLSKNVQTRPIWGLINEQLPYKNSISYKIETAKKYINHIVNIPCSSNLYKQDIEYVIECLKTVE, from the coding sequence ATGAGTAATAAATTTATTCCTTTGTCAGTTCCCAATTTAAAGGGAAATGAGCTTGATTATGTAACAAAAGCAGTAAAAGAAGAATGGGTATCTACAGGCGGACCTTTTGTTAACGATTTTGAAGAAAAAATCGCACAATACTCAAAATGCAAAGGTGCGGTATCTTGCCAAAACGGAACTTCCGGTATACACATAGCTCTTAAACTTTGTGATGTAAAAAATGACGATGAAGTCATAGTTCCTACACTTACATTCATAGCGGCTGTAAACCCTGTAAAATATTTAGGAGCAGAGCCTATTTTTATGGATTGTGACGATTCTTTGACATTAGACCCTGACAAATTGGAAGATTTTTGTAAAAATGAATGTGTATTTGAAAACGGCAAACTCATAAATAAAAATACAAAAAAAATTATAAAAGCATTGATAGTTGTGCATGTATTCGGAAATATGGCAGATATGGAAAAAATAATGGATATTGCAAACAAATACAACCTCAAAGTTGTTGAAGATGCAACAGAGGCAATAGGCACATACTATACATCAGGAAGATATGCCAGAAAATATGCAGGAACTATAGGAAATATCGGAATATACTCATTCAACGGAAATAAGATAATAACTACAGGCGGTGGAGGTATGATTATATCTGATGATGAAGACTTATTGAAAAGAGCAAAACATCTGACAACACAGGCAAAAAGCGATGAATTATATTATACTCATGATGAAATAGGATACAATTATCGTATGACTAACTTACAAGCCGCACTTGGTTTAGCACAATTAGAACAACTTGAAAAATTTATTCAAACAAAAAAAGACAACTATGAATTTTATAAAAACTCCATAAAAAATATTAAAGGATTAAAAATACTTGATTTCAAAGAAAATATAAGACCTAACTACTGGTTTTATTCACTATATGTAGATGAGAATTATTCACTTGATAAAGACGGTGTAATAAAATATCTTCTAAGCAAAAATGTACAGACAAGACCTATATGGGGACTTATAAATGAACAATTACCATATAAAAACAGCATATCATACAAAATAGAAACAGCAAAAAAATATATCAATCACATTGTAAACATACCATGCAGTTCAAATCTTTATAAACAAGACATCGAATATGTTATAGAATGTCTAAAAACAGTAGAATAA
- a CDS encoding sugar phosphate nucleotidyltransferase, producing MNVQEFLIDENATMLEAMAQLDEVAKKNLFVVRDNKFVAVITDGDIRRWILKKGNLVAKVKDIANYNPKYIYIKDEVDSRKYLKKYKVDALPIVDENKNIVSIVFWNDEKIGLEHKLNIPVVIMAGGKGTRLYPYTKILPKPLIPIGEIPIVEHIINKFNSYGMNNFYLIVNHKKNMIKAYFNEITKNYNVNYIDEDIPLGTGGGLSLLKGKINSTFILSNCDILIEENYDTIYNYHKEKNNLITMVCSLKNIKIPYGVVEINENGEIDNIKEKPEILFFTNTGMYIVESRVIEELEQNKSIGFPDVVDKYRKQGERIGIFPIGEKNWMDMGQFDEMEKMRKRLEDNE from the coding sequence ATGAATGTTCAAGAATTTTTAATAGATGAAAATGCCACTATGCTTGAAGCCATGGCACAGTTGGATGAAGTTGCAAAAAAAAATCTGTTTGTAGTAAGAGATAATAAATTTGTCGCAGTCATAACAGATGGGGACATAAGAAGATGGATACTGAAAAAAGGTAATTTGGTAGCCAAAGTAAAAGACATAGCAAACTATAATCCAAAATATATTTATATTAAAGATGAAGTTGATTCAAGAAAATATCTCAAAAAATATAAAGTTGATGCACTTCCAATAGTGGATGAGAACAAAAACATAGTATCCATAGTATTTTGGAATGATGAAAAGATAGGCTTGGAACACAAGTTAAATATACCTGTTGTTATTATGGCAGGCGGAAAAGGTACAAGACTGTATCCATACACAAAAATACTTCCAAAACCGCTCATTCCAATAGGTGAAATACCAATAGTCGAACATATCATAAATAAATTTAACAGTTATGGTATGAATAATTTCTATCTAATCGTAAATCACAAAAAAAATATGATCAAAGCATATTTTAATGAAATAACTAAAAATTATAACGTAAACTATATAGACGAGGATATTCCGCTCGGTACAGGTGGAGGTCTCAGCCTGTTAAAAGGCAAAATAAACTCTACTTTTATACTGTCAAACTGCGATATACTTATAGAAGAAAACTATGATACTATATATAATTATCACAAAGAAAAAAACAACCTCATAACAATGGTATGTTCATTGAAAAATATTAAAATACCATATGGAGTTGTAGAAATAAATGAAAATGGCGAAATTGACAACATAAAAGAAAAACCGGAAATATTATTTTTTACAAATACAGGTATGTATATAGTAGAGTCGAGAGTTATAGAAGAATTGGAACAAAATAAATCCATAGGTTTTCCCGATGTTGTAGATAAATACAGAAAACAAGGTGAAAGAATAGGAATATTCCCTATAGGTGAAAAAAATTGGATGGATATGGGACAATTCGATGAAATGGAAAAAATGAGAAAAAGGTTAGAAGACAATGAATAA
- a CDS encoding acetyltransferase — MNKKILLIGGGGHCKVILDSLLQYEDYDISIIDKKENIGKSIMGIKIIGSDDDIARLYSQGYKYAFISLGSIGNPKIRIKLFDMIDKIGFEIPNIIDKSAVISRYAKLQKGIFVGKKSVINSGSIIENGCIINTGAIIEHDCVIKEFVHIASGTVLGGNVTINKNTHIGSNSTIRNNLTIGKNTIIGIASVITKNMGDNKLAYGNPCKEIKNI; from the coding sequence ATGAATAAAAAAATTCTTCTCATAGGTGGCGGAGGTCACTGTAAAGTAATATTGGACAGCTTATTACAATATGAAGATTATGATATTTCCATAATAGATAAAAAAGAAAACATAGGAAAATCCATAATGGGCATAAAAATAATAGGTTCAGACGATGATATTGCAAGACTATACTCTCAAGGATATAAATATGCCTTTATATCTTTAGGAAGTATCGGAAATCCTAAAATAAGAATAAAATTATTTGATATGATAGATAAGATAGGTTTTGAAATTCCAAATATAATAGATAAATCCGCCGTAATAAGCAGATATGCAAAACTGCAAAAAGGTATATTTGTTGGTAAAAAATCTGTTATAAACTCAGGAAGCATAATAGAAAACGGGTGTATAATAAACACAGGCGCAATAATAGAGCATGACTGTGTAATCAAAGAATTTGTTCATATTGCCTCAGGTACGGTTTTAGGCGGAAATGTAACTATTAATAAAAATACACATATAGGTTCTAACTCCACGATACGAAACAATTTGACAATAGGAAAAAATACTATTATAGGAATAGCAAGTGTCATAACAAAAAACATGGGAGATAATAAGTTGGCATACGGTAATCCCTGTAAGGAAATAAAAAATATATAG
- the neuB gene encoding N-acetylneuraminate synthase, which produces MGVFIIAEAGVNHNGSLKLAKKLVDEAKNAGVDCIKFQTFMAENIVSKTAVKAEYQKQNTNNASESQYNMLKKLELSFSDFIELNNYCKAKNIQFLSTAFDFDSIDFLSSLDMNVWKIPSGEITNLPYLIKIANLGKDIILSTGMSTMEDIQNALSVLKTNGAGNITVLHCTTEYPAPFTDVNLKAMLTIKDEFNVNIGYSDHTKGIEIPISAVALGATVIEKHFTLDKNMQGPDHKASLEPYELKKMVESIRNVESALGDGIKKLAESEKKNISVARKSIIAKRDIKKGEIFTQENLTVKRPGNGISPMKWFEILGQEAIKDFKEDELIEI; this is translated from the coding sequence ATGGGCGTATTTATAATTGCAGAAGCAGGTGTAAATCACAACGGAAGTTTAAAGCTTGCAAAAAAATTAGTAGATGAAGCAAAAAATGCAGGTGTAGATTGTATAAAATTCCAGACATTTATGGCAGAAAATATAGTTTCAAAAACAGCAGTAAAAGCCGAATATCAAAAACAAAATACAAATAATGCAAGCGAATCCCAATATAATATGCTCAAAAAACTCGAGCTTTCTTTTTCAGATTTTATAGAATTAAATAATTATTGTAAAGCAAAAAACATACAATTTTTATCAACAGCTTTTGATTTTGACAGCATAGATTTTCTTAGCTCACTCGATATGAATGTATGGAAAATACCATCCGGAGAGATAACTAACCTGCCTTATCTTATAAAAATAGCAAATTTAGGAAAAGATATAATTCTATCGACAGGAATGAGCACCATGGAAGACATACAAAACGCTCTTTCAGTTTTAAAAACAAACGGAGCCGGCAATATAACCGTCTTGCACTGCACAACAGAATACCCTGCTCCATTCACAGATGTAAACTTAAAAGCTATGCTGACAATAAAAGATGAATTTAATGTGAACATAGGTTATTCAGATCACACAAAAGGCATAGAAATACCTATATCCGCAGTCGCATTAGGTGCTACCGTAATAGAAAAACACTTTACCCTTGATAAAAATATGCAAGGACCTGACCATAAAGCCAGCTTAGAGCCTTATGAACTAAAAAAAATGGTTGAATCCATAAGAAATGTAGAGTCTGCATTAGGCGACGGTATAAAAAAATTAGCTGAAAGCGAGAAAAAAAATATATCAGTTGCAAGAAAAAGCATTATTGCAAAAAGAGATATAAAAAAAGGCGAAATATTTACACAAGAAAATTTGACCGTTAAACGACCCGGAAACGGTATAAGTCCTATGAAATGGTTTGAAATATTAGGTCAAGAAGCCATAAAAGATTTTAAAGAAGATGAGTTGATAGAAATATGA
- the neuC gene encoding UDP-N-acetylglucosamine 2-epimerase codes for MKKIISVLTATRAEYGLLKPLIKKLSKIGEFDIRIVATGMHLSQEFGLTYKEIEQDGFIIDKKIEILLSSDTSSSVSKSMGLAMISFADYFSSLKPNLLIVLGDRYETLAVSLVAMNEKIPIAHLYGGEKTEGAIDDVIRHSITKLSYLHFTSTDEYRKRVIQLGEHPNRVFNVGALGIENILNEKLLTKKELEVSLNISLDKKYAIATFHPVTLEDKTAKAQITNLLDVCSEYENINFIFTKSNADANGRMINKILDEYEKKTDNIYVFTSLGMLRYLSALKYCSFVIGNSSSGLLEAPTFKIPTINIGDRQKGRQKASSIIDCLPDKSSIQKAIDRATENEFIDISKNTVNPYGDGNSSDKIIKILKKYMLRENIDLKKSFYDCEVNE; via the coding sequence ATGAAAAAAATAATAAGTGTGCTTACTGCAACAAGAGCAGAATACGGACTTTTAAAACCCCTTATAAAAAAACTCAGTAAAATAGGAGAATTTGATATAAGAATAGTCGCTACAGGTATGCACTTATCACAAGAATTCGGACTAACTTACAAAGAGATAGAGCAAGACGGATTTATCATAGACAAAAAAATAGAAATACTTCTAAGCTCTGACACATCTTCGTCCGTTTCAAAATCTATGGGGCTTGCCATGATTAGCTTTGCAGATTATTTTTCATCTCTTAAACCAAATTTGTTGATAGTCTTAGGTGACAGATATGAAACTTTAGCTGTATCACTTGTAGCAATGAATGAAAAAATTCCAATCGCACATCTTTATGGAGGAGAAAAAACCGAAGGAGCAATAGACGATGTAATACGCCATTCAATAACTAAACTTAGCTACCTTCATTTTACAAGCACAGATGAATATAGAAAAAGAGTTATACAACTCGGTGAACATCCAAACAGAGTATTTAATGTAGGTGCACTCGGCATAGAAAACATACTCAACGAAAAACTCCTCACAAAAAAAGAATTGGAAGTTTCATTAAATATAAGCTTGGATAAAAAATATGCAATAGCCACTTTTCACCCTGTAACACTCGAAGATAAAACTGCAAAAGCACAGATTACAAATTTACTTGATGTATGCAGTGAATACGAAAATATAAATTTCATCTTCACAAAATCAAATGCTGACGCAAACGGAAGAATGATAAACAAAATATTAGACGAATACGAAAAAAAAACAGATAACATATATGTATTCACATCACTTGGTATGCTCAGATATTTAAGTGCTTTAAAATATTGCTCCTTTGTAATAGGAAATTCATCAAGCGGACTTTTAGAAGCACCTACATTCAAAATCCCAACAATAAATATAGGAGACAGGCAAAAAGGTAGGCAAAAAGCAAGCAGTATTATAGATTGTTTACCTGATAAATCATCTATACAAAAAGCAATAGATAGAGCAACGGAAAATGAATTTATTGATATTTCCAAAAATACAGTAAATCCATACGGAGACGGAAATTCATCAGATAAAATAATAAAAATTCTAAAAAAATATATGCTAAGAGAAAATATAGACCTTAAAAAAAGTTTTTATGATTGTGAGGTAAATGAGTGA
- a CDS encoding cytidylyltransferase domain-containing protein, with translation MKNIAIIPARSGSKGLKDKNIKFLNKKPLLYYSINAAIKSKMFDEIMVSTDSQKYADIAISFGASVPFLRNDLLSNDNASSWDVVKDVILHYKKMGKTFDTATLLQPTSPLRTAEDIKNGYKIMQEKNANLVTGVCEMDHSPLWANTLPSDNSMENFINPLVVKIPRQEIPTYYRINGALYIIKISHLFSVSDIYSNKSYAYVMPKMRSIDIDDIFDFKLASIIMNDSIQNN, from the coding sequence GTGAAAAATATAGCTATCATACCGGCAAGATCCGGTTCAAAAGGTCTTAAAGATAAAAATATCAAATTTTTAAACAAAAAACCCCTATTATATTATTCAATAAATGCAGCCATAAAATCAAAAATGTTCGATGAAATAATGGTGAGCACAGATTCTCAAAAATATGCCGATATCGCAATATCATTCGGTGCGAGTGTACCATTTCTGCGAAATGATTTACTTTCAAATGACAATGCTTCATCTTGGGACGTAGTAAAAGATGTGATTTTGCATTATAAGAAAATGGGAAAAACTTTTGATACAGCAACATTACTTCAACCCACATCCCCTCTTAGAACAGCAGAAGATATAAAAAACGGCTATAAAATAATGCAAGAAAAAAATGCAAATTTAGTAACAGGTGTATGCGAAATGGACCACAGTCCATTATGGGCAAACACATTACCCAGTGATAACTCTATGGAAAATTTTATCAATCCTTTAGTTGTCAAAATTCCAAGACAGGAAATACCTACTTATTACAGAATAAACGGCGCATTATATATAATAAAAATCTCTCATCTTTTCAGCGTATCCGACATATACTCAAATAAAAGCTACGCATATGTGATGCCTAAGATGCGTTCCATAGATATAGATGATATATTTGATTTCAAGCTTGCAAGCATTATTATGAATGATTCTATTCAAAATAATTAA
- a CDS encoding NAD(P)/FAD-dependent oxidoreductase: MERYDIVIIGAGASGVFASYEFTKMDTNAKILMIDSGNPIEKRTCPISEGKVKNCIKCTPCNIMKGFGGAGSLSDGKYNITNNFGGDLYKYIGKKEALDYMEYVDEVLCNIDGHESKLYSTSKTNIKTMAIKNDLHLLEAKVRHFGTDRNVKILEKISAYISKKVDMLYNTTAENIEYKDNEFYIQTDKKQEFKSKYVILAAGRSGSKWIGNICDKMKIPTTKNKVDIGVRVELPAEVFKHITDEVYESKIVYQTRKYNDLVRTFCMNPYGEVVAENTNGVVTVNGHSYSDPSLHTENTNFALLVSNTFTEPFKNSNEYGESIARLSNMLGGGVLLQRFGDLKRGKRSTQRSIEKSFIVPTLNATPGDLSLVIPKRQLDSIIEMIEALDKIAPGTANNDTLLYGVEVKFYNSNVEVDSNLETKIKNLYVIGDGSGVTHSLSQASASGVHVAKKIHEKIQAEN, from the coding sequence TTGGAACGTTATGATATTGTTATAATAGGTGCAGGTGCAAGCGGTGTATTTGCATCATATGAATTTACAAAAATGGATACGAATGCAAAAATTCTTATGATTGATTCAGGTAATCCTATAGAAAAAAGAACCTGTCCTATCTCTGAAGGAAAGGTTAAAAACTGTATTAAGTGTACGCCTTGTAACATAATGAAAGGCTTTGGCGGTGCAGGCAGTTTGTCAGACGGTAAATATAATATAACTAACAATTTTGGTGGAGATTTATATAAATATATAGGAAAAAAAGAAGCTCTTGATTATATGGAATATGTAGATGAAGTGCTATGTAATATCGACGGTCACGAGTCAAAATTATATTCAACTTCAAAAACCAATATAAAGACTATGGCTATAAAAAATGACTTACATCTATTGGAAGCAAAAGTAAGACATTTTGGAACAGACAGAAATGTAAAGATATTGGAAAAAATATCAGCATATATAAGCAAAAAAGTTGATATGCTTTATAATACAACTGCTGAAAATATAGAATACAAAGATAATGAGTTCTATATACAAACTGACAAAAAACAAGAATTTAAATCAAAATATGTAATACTTGCAGCAGGTCGCTCCGGTTCAAAATGGATAGGAAACATATGCGACAAGATGAAAATACCTACTACAAAAAATAAAGTTGATATTGGAGTTAGAGTGGAATTACCGGCAGAAGTGTTCAAACATATAACTGACGAAGTTTATGAGAGCAAAATAGTATATCAAACAAGAAAATACAATGACCTTGTAAGAACATTTTGTATGAATCCGTACGGAGAAGTAGTAGCCGAAAATACTAACGGAGTTGTAACTGTAAACGGACACTCATATTCAGACCCTTCACTTCACACAGAAAATACAAATTTTGCATTACTTGTAAGCAATACATTTACCGAGCCATTCAAAAACAGCAATGAATACGGAGAATCTATAGCACGCCTTTCAAATATGTTAGGTGGTGGTGTCCTTTTACAAAGATTCGGTGATTTAAAAAGAGGCAAAAGAAGTACACAACGCTCAATAGAAAAAAGTTTTATAGTACCTACACTTAATGCCACACCAGGAGATTTGAGCCTTGTAATACCAAAAAGACAACTCGACTCAATAATAGAAATGATAGAAGCGTTGGATAAAATAGCTCCGGGAACAGCCAACAACGACACATTATTATATGGAGTTGAAGTAAAATTCTATAATTCAAATGTAGAAGTAGACAGTAATTTAGAGACAAAAATAAAAAATCTATACGTCATAGGTGACGGCTCAGGAGTTACACACTCACTATCACAAGCATCAGCCAGCGGTGTACACGTAGCAAAAAAAATTCACGAAAAAATCCAAGCTGAAAATTAG
- a CDS encoding V-type ATP synthase subunit D, whose amino-acid sequence MASKTVNPTRMELTRLKKKLKTATRGHKLLKDKRDELMKQFLDLVRVNKVLRENVEEKIKKANKQFALASASMSEEILKVAIMAPKQEVYLDVKSRNAMSVTIPVFETKTKTADSNDVYSYGYAFTSAELDDSVKELSDILPDLLKLAECEKSCQLMASEIEKTRRRVNALEHVMIPEMQRNIKYIVMKLDENERSTQIRLMKVKDMVLEDKHHYKDK is encoded by the coding sequence TTGGCAAGCAAGACCGTAAACCCTACCAGAATGGAACTTACAAGACTCAAAAAAAAGCTGAAAACTGCTACAAGAGGTCATAAACTTTTGAAAGACAAAAGAGATGAGCTTATGAAACAATTTCTTGATTTGGTCAGAGTAAACAAAGTTCTAAGGGAAAATGTTGAAGAAAAAATAAAAAAAGCCAATAAGCAATTCGCACTTGCCTCAGCAAGTATGTCAGAAGAAATATTGAAAGTTGCTATAATGGCTCCAAAACAAGAAGTATATCTTGATGTTAAGAGCAGAAATGCTATGAGCGTCACAATCCCTGTATTTGAAACGAAAACCAAAACTGCGGATTCAAATGACGTATATTCATACGGTTATGCTTTTACATCGGCGGAATTGGATGATTCTGTAAAAGAATTATCAGATATTTTACCTGATTTGCTCAAATTGGCTGAATGTGAAAAATCTTGTCAGCTTATGGCAAGCGAGATAGAAAAAACAAGAAGAAGAGTAAACGCATTAGAGCATGTTATGATACCAGAAATGCAAAGAAATATCAAGTATATAGTTATGAAACTTGATGAAAATGAAAGAAGTACACAGATAAGACTTATGAAAGTCAAAGATATGGTGCTTGAGGATAAACACCATTATAAAGATAAATAA
- a CDS encoding V-type ATP synthase subunit B, whose translation MAKEYRTIQEVAGPLMLVKDVENVAYDELGEIELANGEKRRCKVLEIDEGNALVQLFESSTGINLSNSKVRFLGRSMELAVSPDMLGRVFDGLGRPIDGGPEILPDKRLDINGLPINPAARDYPQEFIQTGVSAIDGLNTLVRGQKLPIFSASGLPHSKLAAQIARQAQVRGTTEPFAVVFAAMGITFEESNFFTESFRQTGALDRTVMFVNLANDPAVERISTPRMALTAAEYLAFEQNMHVLVILTDITNYADSLREVSAARKEVPGRRGYPGYMYTDLATMYERAGRKKGSKGSITMIPILTMPEDDKTHPIPDLTGYITEGQIILTRDLYRQNLTPPVDVLPSLSRLKDKGIGEGKTRKDHADTMNQLFAAYARGKEAKELMVVLGEAALTDIDLLYAKFSDAFEKEYVSQGYETNRTIEETLNLGWKLLSILPRAELKRIKDEYLDEFYGK comes from the coding sequence ATGGCAAAAGAATATAGAACGATACAAGAAGTTGCCGGCCCTCTTATGCTGGTAAAAGATGTAGAAAATGTTGCGTATGATGAATTAGGCGAAATAGAGCTTGCCAACGGAGAAAAAAGGCGTTGTAAGGTTTTGGAAATAGACGAAGGAAATGCCTTAGTTCAGTTATTTGAAAGCTCTACAGGAATAAACCTTTCAAACAGTAAAGTTAGGTTTTTAGGTAGAAGTATGGAGCTTGCAGTATCTCCTGATATGTTGGGACGTGTTTTTGACGGCTTAGGAAGACCTATAGATGGAGGGCCTGAAATATTGCCTGACAAAAGATTGGATATAAACGGCTTGCCTATAAATCCTGCGGCAAGAGATTATCCGCAAGAATTTATACAAACAGGAGTATCAGCAATAGACGGTCTTAATACACTTGTTAGAGGACAAAAATTGCCTATATTTTCTGCCAGTGGTCTTCCACACTCAAAATTGGCTGCACAGATAGCAAGACAGGCACAAGTTAGAGGTACTACAGAACCTTTTGCCGTTGTATTTGCTGCCATGGGTATAACATTTGAAGAATCCAACTTCTTCACAGAAAGCTTTAGACAAACAGGTGCGTTGGATAGAACAGTAATGTTTGTGAATCTTGCGAATGACCCGGCTGTTGAGAGAATATCAACACCGAGAATGGCTCTTACAGCAGCAGAATATTTGGCATTTGAGCAAAATATGCACGTTCTTGTAATATTGACAGATATAACTAACTATGCCGATTCACTTCGTGAGGTATCAGCAGCACGTAAAGAAGTACCTGGACGTAGAGGATATCCAGGATATATGTATACAGACCTTGCCACTATGTATGAAAGAGCAGGAAGAAAGAAAGGCTCAAAGGGAAGTATAACAATGATACCTATACTTACAATGCCTGAAGATGACAAAACTCACCCAATTCCTGACCTTACAGGTTATATAACAGAAGGACAGATAATCTTAACTCGTGACCTATATAGACAAAACTTGACACCACCTGTAGACGTATTGCCGTCATTGTCACGTTTGAAAGATAAAGGTATAGGAGAAGGAAAAACAAGAAAAGATCATGCAGATACTATGAACCAGTTATTTGCCGCATATGCCAGAGGTAAAGAGGCAAAAGAACTGATGGTCGTACTTGGAGAGGCTGCACTTACAGATATAGACTTGTTATATGCTAAATTTTCAGATGCCTTTGAAAAAGAATATGTATCACAAGGCTATGAAACAAACAGAACAATAGAAGAAACACTTAATTTAGGTTGGAAACTCCTTTCAATACTACCAAGAGCAGAATTAAAAAGAATAAAAGATGAATATCTTGATGAATTCTACGGAAAATAA